In the genome of Nonomuraea sp. NBC_00507, the window GCCCCCTTGTTTGCGGCAGTCAGGTGGGTTTTATACCACAGACACCGCCTTGATCATCTTGCGTCATCATGGAACGGCACCTGACCGATCCCTCTAGGAGCCTTCCCCCGTGCGTGAACGCACCCAAGCCATCCTCGCCCACCAGAGTTTCCAGCGGTTCATCGTCAGTGTCATCCTGATCAACGCGGCCACGCTGGGCCTGGAGACCTTCCCTGCCGTGGTGGAGCGCCACGGCGCCCTGCTCACCGTGATCGACCACGTCGCGCTTTACATCTTCGCCGCCGAGCTGCTGGCCAAGATCTACGTCGAGCGCCTGAGGTTCGTCCGCGACCCGTGGAACATCTTCGACTTCGCGATCGTGGCCATCGCCTTCGCGCCCTCGTCGGGCGGTCTGTCGGTGCTGGGGGCCCTGCGCATCCTGCGCGCGCTGCGACTGCTGTCGGTGGTGCCGAGCCTGCGCCGGGTCGTGTCGGCGCTGCTGCGGGCCATGCCAGGAATGAGCTCGATCGTCGTGCTGCTTGCTTTGGTGCTGTACGTGGCCGCGGTCATGGCGACCAAGCTCTACGGGCAGACCGATCCCGAGCGTTTCGGCAGCCTGCCGACGTCGCTGTTCACGCTCTTCCAGACGATGACGGGCGACGACTGGGGCAACATCGCCCGGGACGTGATGGTCCAGCACCCGTCGGCGTGGATCTTCTTCACCGTCTTCATCCTGCTCTGCACGTTCGTGGTGCTGAACCTGTTCATGGCGGTCGTGGTCAACGCTATGGACGAGGAGAACACCGAGGAGCTGGCCGCGATCGAGGACACCACGGCGCACACCGAGCGGATCCTGGAGTAGCTGGCCGAGCTGCGCAAGGAGGTCGCCGAGCTGCGCCGGGAGGGGTCCCTGGGCTGAGCCGCGCACACCGTGCTCGGCGCCGAGCACGGTGGAGGCGGCGAAGCCACGGCTAACGAGAATAGAACTCCACCACGAGCTGCTCGTCGACGGGGACCACGATCTGCTCACGCTCGGGCCGGTGCGTCAAGGTGAAACGCAGGTCGGCGTGGTCGACGGAGAGGTACGCCGCAGTGCGCTCGTCGGCGTAGACACCCTCGGCGGCGGCCACGAACGGCTGCATCGTGCGGGAGCGCGCTCTGACCGTGACGACCTGGCCGGGCTTGACCAGGTAGCTGGGGATGTCCACCTTGCGGCCGTCCACGGCGATGTGCCCGTGATTGATGTACTGCCTGGCAGCGTAGATCGACGGCGCCAGTCCGGCGCGCAGCAGGAGCGAGGCCAGGCGGCTCTCCAGGATGATCACCAGCTCGGCGCCCGACGCGCCCGGCTTGCGCACCGCGAGGTCCCAGTAGCGGCGCAGCTGCCGCTCCGACACGTCGTAGTACCAGCGCAGCTTCTGCTTCTCCATCAGCCGCAGCCCGTAGTCGCCGGTGCTGCGGCGGTTGGTCTTGCGGCCGTGCTCGCCCGGCGGGTAGGGGCGCTGCTCGAAGTAGCGGACGGCTTTCCTGGTCAGCGGCACGCCCGCGCGACGCGACAGTCGCACCTTGGGACCGGTGTAGCGCACGTTCACCTCAATGTGATTAGGTAGTCCTT includes:
- the rpsD gene encoding 30S ribosomal protein S4 is translated as MRYTGPKVRLSRRAGVPLTRKAVRYFEQRPYPPGEHGRKTNRRSTGDYGLRLMEKQKLRWYYDVSERQLRRYWDLAVRKPGASGAELVIILESRLASLLLRAGLAPSIYAARQYINHGHIAVDGRKVDIPSYLVKPGQVVTVRARSRTMQPFVAAAEGVYADERTAAYLSVDHADLRFTLTHRPEREQIVVPVDEQLVVEFYSR
- a CDS encoding ion transporter, which encodes MRERTQAILAHQSFQRFIVSVILINAATLGLETFPAVVERHGALLTVIDHVALYIFAAELLAKIYVERLRFVRDPWNIFDFAIVAIAFAPSSGGLSVLGALRILRALRLLSVVPSLRRVVSALLRAMPGMSSIVVLLALVLYVAAVMATKLYGQTDPERFGSLPTSLFTLFQTMTGDDWGNIARDVMVQHPSAWIFFTVFILLCTFVVLNLFMAVVVNAMDEENTEELAAIEDTTAHTERILE